One Coffea arabica cultivar ET-39 chromosome 5c, Coffea Arabica ET-39 HiFi, whole genome shotgun sequence DNA window includes the following coding sequences:
- the LOC140007200 gene encoding uncharacterized protein, which yields MQLPVGFKAPKFSKYDGTANPKTHFQMFANKLGKPIDDENLSVRLFSKSLEGDVLDWYSNLKPEEMRTWLDLSTAFVRQYEYNCKLAPTRTKLEGTKRKPSEDHKTYAKRWRKLAAKVEPPMTENEIVRTFIKTHDPPYFKEIFRITGYSFIEIINKLEKYDEFVRAGKIVNMSALKSRLETLQNPSSSSKMPQFKKKDGEAALVWDQGFSS from the coding sequence ATGCAACTGCCGGTGGGTTTCAAAGCACCCAAATTTAGCAAGTATGATGGAACGGCCAATCCCAAAACGCATTTCCAAATGTTTGCCAACAAATTAGGAAAACCAATAGATGATGAGAATTTGTCAGTTCGGTTATTCTCGAAGAGCTTGGAAGGCGATGTCCTGGATTGGTATTCCAATTTAAAACCTGAAGAAATGAGAACATGGTTGGATTTGTCAACTGCCTTCGTGAGACAATACGAATACAATTGTAAACTTGCTCCAACGAGAACCAAGCTTGAAGGCACTAAAAGGAAACCAtctgaggatcacaagacttatgcgaAGCGATGGAGGAAATTGGCTGCTAAGGTGGAACCTCCTATGACCGAGAATGAAATTGTTCGAACATTTATCAAAACTCATGACCCGCCCTATTTTAAGGAAATTTTTCGCATAACTGGATACTCGTTTATAGAAATTATCAATAAATTGGAGAAATATGATGAGTTTGTAAGAGCGGGAAAGATTGTTAATATGTCAGCTCTGAAATCGCGATTAGAAACCTTACAAAATCCAAGCAGCAGTAGCAAGATGCCtcaattcaaaaagaaagatgggGAAGCAGCATTAGTTTGGGACCAAGGCTTTTCTTCCTGA